From one Dermacentor silvarum isolate Dsil-2018 chromosome 3, BIME_Dsil_1.4, whole genome shotgun sequence genomic stretch:
- the LOC119444446 gene encoding organic cation transporter-like protein: MLPNKPVLGEPIAVSEENSYLAAQDEIDDDNIPFGEGAFQKRVLIISVFTGAINSAQNQLFRMSWLEMDHWCHRPNAFSNMSVSAWKELAIPRYLNGSYSRCTVRVPPEGGTWARVEPCVEWEFDLNQHGNTAVSEWSVVCQRRHLADAAQAAQLFATTIALLTLGPIADRIGRKMVGFLALTALLLTLAATSVATDLQTFIVVRTVAAAASAGLFVIWVLLYEITTTTRRLLYTTVGSALSFVISRVFLSLAHLWKVSWSASHMLLALFALVLLVAFSVLDESPSWLIAAHREDEARDTCTGHSNYLTEPPRQAKVAA, translated from the exons ATGTTGCCGAACAAGCCAGTGCTCGGGGAACCGATCGCAGTGTCAGAAGAAAACTCATATCTAGCGGCACAGGATGAAATCGACGATGATAACATTCCGTTCGGCGAGGGAGCCTTTCAGAAACGAGTACTGATCATCAGCGTTTTCACCGGTGCCATCAACTCTGCCCAGAACCAACTCTTCCGGATGTCGTGGCTCGAGATGGACCACTGGTGCCACCGCCCGAACGCTTTCTCCAACATGAGCGTGTCTGCGTGGAAGGAGCTCGCAATTCCACGTTACCTCAACGGAAGCTACAGCCGCTGCACGGTGCGCGTTCCGCCGGAGGGTGGCACTTGGGCCCGCGTAGAACCTTGCGTTGAATGGGAGTTCGACCTGAACCAGCACGGCAACACCGCGGTCAGTGAGTGGAGCGTTGTCTGCCAGCGGCGTCATCTGGCCGACGCCGCCCAGGCTGCGCAACTCTTCGCCACGACCATCGCCCTTCTGACCCTGGGCCCTATAGCCGACCGCATTGGCCGCAAGATGGTGGGATTCCTGGCGCTCACGGCTCTGCTTCTCACGCTCGCGGCGACCAGCGTTGCGACCGACCTGCAGACATTTATAGTTGTACGTACAGTCGCAGCGGCAGCGTCGGCTGGCCTCTTCGTCATCTGGGTGCTGCTCTACGAGATAACTACCACGACCCGCCGACTGCTTTACACCACCGTCGGCTCGGCTCTTTCGTTTGTCATCTCCCGGGTGTTTCTATCTTTGGCGCACCTGTGGAAAGTGAGCTGGTCGGCATCGCACATGCTCCTGGCATTGTTTGCCTTAGTTCTCCTCGTCGCTTTTAGCGTACTCGACGAATCTCCATCTTGGCTGATCGCTGCGCACCGTGAGGACGAAGCCAG AGACACATGCACAGGGCACAGCAACTACCTCACGGAACCACCGCGACAAGCCAAGGTAGCAGCCTGA